One genomic segment of bacterium includes these proteins:
- a CDS encoding cupin domain-containing protein yields MLTAPFMDFSINEEVEKLRKEPAWLKGDRNAVTLQKDSNLRVVLTSLRKGTTLHEHKVVGPITLFVLSGKLNFIVGLEKVSVGANEFIVLEKAIPHNVEALEDVAFILTLIQPQQYFEINQKEHKD; encoded by the coding sequence GTGCTGACCGCTCCCTTTATGGACTTTTCAATAAATGAAGAAGTTGAGAAGTTGAGAAAAGAACCAGCCTGGCTTAAGGGGGATCGAAATGCCGTCACTTTGCAAAAAGATTCAAATTTGCGTGTCGTGCTTACATCGTTACGGAAGGGAACTACTTTACATGAACATAAAGTCGTTGGTCCGATTACACTTTTTGTATTATCTGGTAAACTGAATTTTATAGTAGGACTTGAAAAAGTTAGTGTGGGAGCCAATGAATTTATTGTCTTAGAGAAAGCAATCCCTCACAATGTAGAAGCTCTGGAAGATGTGGCTTTCATCCTAACTTTAATTCAGCCTCAACAATATTTTGAAATTAATCAAAAAGAACACAAAGATTAG
- a CDS encoding phosphoribosylpyrophosphate synthetase, whose translation MINPEPTLSETLKVLKAQGYTEDFNLKADCIDCRSGHLKIFPSDFQVDQYFRFEGQTDPADQAVLYAISSEKHKIKGVLVNAYGVYSDPLTDELLAKLKIN comes from the coding sequence ATGATAAATCCTGAGCCTACTCTATCCGAAACCTTGAAAGTCTTAAAAGCACAAGGCTATACGGAAGATTTCAACCTCAAAGCTGATTGCATCGACTGCCGTAGTGGTCATTTGAAAATTTTTCCGTCTGATTTTCAGGTTGATCAATATTTTCGTTTTGAAGGTCAAACTGATCCTGCCGATCAAGCTGTCTTGTATGCTATTTCCTCTGAAAAGCATAAAATAAAAGGTGTGCTGGTCAATGCTTATGGTGTTTATTCAGATCCGCTTACAGATGAATTACTTGCTAAATTAAAAATTAATTGA
- the lpdA gene encoding dihydrolipoyl dehydrogenase — protein sequence MSDNINIAVIGAGPGGYAAAFLAADLGMNVTLIDKDKNPGGVCLYRGCIPSKALLHVAKLLDETEHAKNWGIEFSKPNIDLDKLRDWKNKVVEKLTSGVGSVAKFRKVNYMQGTAIFKNSTTLIIDKKDLPAGQAGGVKEEMKFDKIVIATGSRIATIPSLNIGSKRLLNSTSALDLPAIPKSLLVIGGGYIGLELGSVYQALGSKVSVVEMLDGLLPGADRDLVSHLSKRLKEKFESIMLNSKVVEMKEVKDGIQVKIQSAEGGAEGRITEQTYDYVLMSIGRKPDTSGLGLENTKVKVNERGWIKVNNQMKTNDPDIYAIGDIVGEPMLAHKASHEGRVAVEVIAGHKSVFEPMAIPAVVFTDPEIAWAGLTENQAKEKKIDYEVAKFSWAASGRAVTLDRNDGVTKILVDPSTQRILGIGICGPGAGELIAEGVLAIEMGANLTDLKLTIHPHPTLSETIMEAAEVFFGQSTHVYRPKKS from the coding sequence ATGTCTGATAATATAAATATTGCCGTAATCGGTGCCGGACCCGGGGGATACGCTGCGGCTTTCCTTGCAGCAGATCTTGGAATGAACGTAACATTAATTGATAAAGATAAAAATCCCGGTGGTGTTTGTCTTTATCGTGGTTGTATTCCCTCCAAAGCACTGCTTCACGTTGCAAAACTTCTCGATGAAACTGAACACGCAAAAAACTGGGGAATAGAATTTTCGAAACCGAATATTGATCTGGATAAACTGCGTGACTGGAAAAACAAAGTTGTTGAAAAACTTACAAGCGGAGTTGGATCAGTAGCCAAATTCCGAAAAGTGAATTATATGCAGGGAACTGCTATTTTCAAAAATTCTACAACACTTATCATTGATAAAAAAGACCTGCCTGCCGGACAGGCAGGTGGCGTCAAGGAAGAGATGAAATTTGATAAAATAGTAATTGCAACCGGTTCAAGGATTGCTACTATTCCATCACTGAATATTGGAAGTAAAAGATTACTGAACTCAACCTCTGCACTTGATCTTCCTGCAATTCCAAAATCACTTCTTGTAATTGGCGGTGGCTATATTGGACTCGAGCTTGGTTCAGTTTACCAGGCACTTGGCTCAAAAGTTTCCGTAGTGGAAATGCTTGACGGATTGCTTCCCGGTGCAGACCGCGATCTCGTTTCTCATCTTTCTAAAAGATTAAAAGAAAAGTTTGAAAGCATAATGCTCAACTCAAAGGTTGTTGAAATGAAGGAAGTTAAAGATGGAATTCAGGTAAAGATTCAGTCCGCCGAAGGCGGAGCTGAAGGAAGGATTACAGAACAAACTTATGATTATGTTTTAATGTCTATCGGCAGAAAGCCAGATACATCCGGACTCGGATTGGAAAACACAAAAGTAAAAGTGAATGAACGTGGCTGGATAAAAGTAAATAACCAGATGAAAACAAATGATCCTGATATATATGCAATTGGCGATATTGTCGGTGAACCGATGCTTGCACATAAAGCTTCGCACGAAGGACGAGTTGCAGTCGAAGTAATTGCAGGACATAAATCAGTTTTTGAACCGATGGCTATTCCCGCTGTTGTTTTCACTGATCCGGAAATTGCGTGGGCAGGATTGACAGAAAATCAGGCAAAAGAAAAAAAGATTGATTACGAAGTTGCGAAGTTTTCATGGGCTGCTTCAGGAAGAGCAGTTACCTTAGACAGAAATGATGGCGTAACAAAAATATTAGTTGATCCATCAACACAAAGAATTCTTGGAATAGGAATTTGCGGTCCCGGTGCCGGTGAATTAATTGCAGAAGGTGTACTTGCAATTGAAATGGGTGCAAACCTAACAGATTTGAAGTTAACAATTCATCCTCATCCTACTTTATCAGAAACGATTATGGAAGCTGCTGAAGTTTTCTTCGGACAAAGCACACACGTTTACAGACCGAAGAAGAGTTAG
- a CDS encoding NifB/NifX family molybdenum-iron cluster-binding protein yields MKIAIPTNDKINIIYHLRFALGFMIFDIEEGKIQNKQYRKLAQMSGQVLDFTEDSYARVAQILTDCDLIILYAMNPKIEQEFNKANVEIFLASEADIQSSIKLFLQGKLLKLS; encoded by the coding sequence ATGAAAATTGCTATCCCAACAAACGATAAAATTAATATAATTTATCACTTAAGGTTCGCCCTTGGATTTATGATTTTTGATATAGAAGAGGGTAAAATTCAGAATAAGCAATATAGAAAACTTGCTCAAATGAGCGGACAGGTTTTAGATTTTACTGAAGATTCATATGCTAGAGTTGCTCAAATCCTGACTGATTGTGATTTAATAATATTGTATGCAATGAATCCAAAAATAGAGCAAGAATTTAATAAAGCTAATGTTGAAATATTTTTGGCATCAGAAGCTGATATACAAAGTAGCATAAAACTGTTTTTACAGGGAAAGTTACTAAAGCTGAGTTAA
- a CDS encoding 2-oxo acid dehydrogenase subunit E2 translates to MVIEFKLPDLGENIKSADVINVLVKRGDMIIKDQGVIDIETDKATVEVPSSVEGKVVEVNVKTGDKVKVGDVLIKVESLVTVSTPMVETSKVKLESTKKPIAEISINDEHLKGELPEFKSGEHDDQLPILRGSAPAAPSVRRIARELGVDINKVPGSGENGRISMDDVKVYVKNILQVKGEEVGIGIKKEAMLDFTKYGKVERVAMSKIREKTATHLSYAWSVIPHVTQFDKTDITEFEKDRRELSKKVEEHGAKLTVTGILIKIIAEGMKKFPQFNSSIDIDKMEVIYKKYINIGVAVDTEFGLLVPVIKNADKKNLIEISVELNQLAQKARDKKLSLEEMQGGCFTITNLGGIGGTYFTPIINSPEVAILGVSRGNYELVYNKEGNFEPRLMLPLSLSYDHRIIDGADAIQFLRWICEALEKPLKIFM, encoded by the coding sequence ATGGTAATAGAATTTAAATTGCCCGATTTAGGGGAGAATATCAAATCTGCTGATGTGATAAATGTCCTTGTGAAAAGGGGAGACATGATCATAAAAGATCAGGGTGTGATTGATATTGAAACAGATAAGGCGACTGTTGAAGTTCCATCTTCAGTCGAAGGAAAGGTTGTTGAAGTTAATGTAAAGACCGGTGATAAAGTAAAGGTGGGTGATGTTTTAATAAAAGTTGAGTCGTTAGTAACTGTTTCTACGCCAATGGTGGAGACATCAAAAGTAAAATTAGAATCCACTAAAAAACCTATTGCTGAAATTTCTATAAATGATGAACATCTAAAAGGTGAATTACCGGAATTCAAGTCTGGTGAGCATGATGATCAGCTGCCGATACTTCGCGGTTCAGCGCCTGCAGCGCCATCTGTTAGAAGAATTGCAAGAGAACTTGGCGTCGATATAAACAAAGTCCCCGGTTCTGGTGAAAACGGAAGAATCTCGATGGATGACGTAAAAGTTTATGTGAAAAATATTTTGCAGGTCAAAGGTGAAGAAGTTGGAATCGGAATAAAGAAAGAGGCTATGCTAGATTTTACGAAGTACGGAAAAGTTGAACGAGTCGCGATGAGCAAGATTCGTGAGAAGACCGCAACTCACTTGAGTTATGCCTGGTCGGTAATTCCGCATGTTACTCAGTTCGATAAAACTGATATAACAGAATTTGAAAAAGATAGAAGAGAACTCAGTAAAAAAGTCGAAGAGCACGGTGCAAAGCTCACGGTAACTGGTATCCTCATTAAAATCATTGCAGAAGGAATGAAAAAGTTTCCACAGTTTAACAGCAGCATTGATATTGATAAGATGGAAGTCATCTACAAAAAATATATCAATATCGGAGTTGCAGTTGATACTGAATTCGGTTTGCTTGTTCCGGTAATTAAAAATGCTGACAAGAAGAATCTAATTGAAATATCTGTTGAATTGAATCAACTTGCACAAAAAGCCCGTGACAAAAAATTATCTCTGGAAGAAATGCAAGGAGGTTGTTTTACAATTACAAATCTTGGTGGAATCGGGGGGACATACTTCACTCCAATTATTAATTCACCTGAAGTAGCTATCCTTGGTGTATCACGCGGAAACTATGAACTCGTTTACAACAAAGAAGGAAACTTTGAACCGAGGTTAATGCTTCCACTTTCGCTTTCTTATGATCATCGAATTATTGACGGTGCTGATGCTATTCAATTTTTAAGATGGATTTGTGAAGCGCTTGAAAAGCCATTGAAAATATTTATGTGA
- a CDS encoding pirin family protein, translating into MLEITIEARKAAIAPGLEVRRILPFRLKRMVGPFIFMDHGGPVAEKPSAVKSLDVLPHPHIGLSTVSYLFSGMITHRDSLGVEQIIQPGEVNWMTAGKGIAHSERFEDPNLWAAGGFEMIQTWVALPEKAEEFDPAFTNYKKSELPVFSEKGVWMRLIAGSAFGLKNDVKILSPLFYLHVVLDNQAVLVLPKEHEERAVYVVKGSVEFGGRKFNEGQMLVFKKKSEPTVKALELSTLMVLGGEPLGERFIWWNFVSSRKERIEQAKADWQEGRIILPPNDNKEFIPLPNDRTRLAANPPPEPLS; encoded by the coding sequence ATGTTAGAAATAACAATTGAAGCGAGAAAGGCTGCCATCGCTCCCGGATTAGAGGTTCGCAGAATTCTTCCGTTCAGACTTAAGCGAATGGTAGGTCCTTTTATTTTTATGGATCATGGTGGTCCGGTTGCAGAAAAGCCTTCTGCAGTAAAATCGCTTGATGTTCTTCCGCATCCGCATATAGGATTATCTACGGTCAGTTATTTATTTAGTGGAATGATTACTCATCGTGACAGTCTTGGAGTAGAACAGATCATACAACCCGGTGAAGTAAACTGGATGACAGCGGGAAAAGGTATTGCACATTCCGAACGTTTTGAAGATCCAAATCTTTGGGCTGCTGGAGGTTTTGAAATGATTCAAACGTGGGTAGCACTTCCTGAAAAAGCTGAAGAGTTTGATCCTGCTTTTACTAACTATAAAAAATCAGAACTTCCTGTTTTTTCAGAAAAGGGAGTTTGGATGCGGTTGATTGCCGGGAGTGCTTTTGGTTTGAAGAACGATGTGAAAATACTTTCGCCTTTGTTTTATTTGCATGTCGTGCTGGATAATCAAGCAGTCTTAGTATTACCAAAAGAGCATGAAGAGCGTGCTGTTTATGTTGTAAAAGGAAGTGTTGAGTTTGGAGGCAGAAAATTCAATGAGGGACAGATGCTTGTATTCAAAAAAAAATCAGAACCAACCGTAAAGGCATTAGAACTTTCGACACTTATGGTGCTGGGCGGTGAGCCTCTGGGTGAACGTTTTATCTGGTGGAATTTTGTTTCATCAAGAAAAGAAAGAATTGAGCAGGCAAAAGCTGATTGGCAGGAAGGCAGAATTATTCTTCCACCTAATGATAACAAGGAATTTATTCCGTTGCCGAATGATCGTACACGACTGGCAGCAAACCCGCCACCTGAACCACTCTCCTAA
- a CDS encoding trimeric intracellular cation channel family protein: MELLQLIDIAGIAAFSISGVFAAMEKKLDIFGVFIIAFITALGGGTLRDVLIGNVPVSWMYDLSYSIIVLISTLVAILFTNVIHNYHKILLVFDSLGLSFFTILGIQKGINLELHPAICIALGTITACFGGVLRDISLNNIPLIFQKEIYATACIFGGIVYFILLKLGIPEISLEAFCIAAIVTLRLIAVRYNWRLPAIYSKSSIE, from the coding sequence TTGGAACTTCTCCAACTCATTGATATTGCGGGCATAGCAGCTTTTAGCATCTCAGGCGTTTTTGCTGCGATGGAAAAAAAACTTGATATCTTCGGAGTTTTTATCATCGCCTTTATTACTGCACTTGGTGGTGGCACATTGCGTGATGTTTTAATCGGGAATGTTCCTGTGAGCTGGATGTACGATTTAAGCTATAGTATAATTGTGCTGATCAGTACTTTAGTAGCCATCCTGTTTACAAATGTAATCCATAACTATCATAAAATACTTTTGGTTTTTGATTCGCTGGGACTAAGTTTCTTCACTATCCTTGGTATACAGAAGGGAATAAACCTTGAACTTCATCCTGCAATTTGTATTGCACTCGGAACTATTACTGCCTGTTTTGGTGGTGTACTCAGAGATATTTCTTTAAATAACATTCCGCTTATTTTTCAAAAAGAGATTTATGCTACTGCTTGTATTTTCGGTGGGATAGTTTACTTTATATTGCTGAAATTAGGTATACCTGAAATTTCGCTTGAAGCATTTTGTATTGCAGCAATCGTGACACTCAGGCTGATTGCGGTGCGATACAACTGGCGGCTTCCCGCTATATATAGTAAATCATCTATAGAATAA
- a CDS encoding SDR family oxidoreductase produces the protein MKSLENKVAIVTGAGSGIGKASALLFAKEGAKVIVSDISEANGIKAVDEIKKVAGEAFFIKADSSKPSDNEMLVKQTIEKFGSLDIAVNNAGIGGPVAATGEYPIDGWQKVIDINLSGVFYGLRYQIPAMREKGGSIVNIASILGNTGAKFSPAYVAAKHGVVGLTKAAALEYADKKIRINAVGPGYIKTPLIYNSLDEATLNSLVGLHPIGRLGEAEEIAELILWLASSKSSFVTGAYYPADGGYLAQ, from the coding sequence ATGAAATCCTTAGAAAATAAAGTAGCTATTGTTACGGGTGCTGGGTCGGGCATTGGAAAAGCTTCAGCCTTATTGTTTGCAAAGGAAGGTGCCAAAGTAATTGTGTCAGACATCAGTGAAGCGAACGGTATTAAGGCAGTTGATGAAATTAAAAAAGTAGCTGGGGAAGCTTTCTTCATCAAAGCTGATTCCTCAAAGCCATCAGACAATGAGATGTTGGTAAAACAAACTATTGAAAAATTTGGTTCGCTTGATATTGCTGTAAACAATGCTGGTATCGGTGGTCCGGTTGCCGCCACAGGCGAATATCCTATTGACGGCTGGCAAAAAGTAATTGACATTAATTTATCGGGTGTCTTTTATGGTTTACGTTATCAAATTCCCGCTATGAGAGAAAAGGGCGGCAGCATTGTAAACATTGCATCCATACTTGGAAACACAGGTGCTAAATTTTCTCCCGCTTATGTTGCTGCAAAACACGGTGTGGTGGGATTGACGAAAGCCGCTGCATTGGAATATGCCGATAAAAAAATCCGTATCAATGCTGTTGGACCGGGTTATATAAAAACACCCCTGATTTACAATTCGCTTGATGAAGCTACATTAAATTCTTTAGTGGGATTACATCCAATCGGTCGTTTAGGAGAAGCTGAAGAAATTGCTGAACTGATACTTTGGCTGGCATCATCTAAATCATCATTTGTAACGGGTGCTTATTATCCTGCTGATGGTGGATACCTGGCTCAATAA
- the ygiD gene encoding 4,5-DOPA dioxygenase extradiol codes for MKLNELSKITAPFGNTEKMPVLFLGHGSPMNAIEENEFVQGFRKVGKEIPKPNAIMVVSAHWETNGTFVTAMEKPKTIHDFGGFPKELYEVQYPAPGNPELAGEVKSIVKNTEVGLDINWGLDHGAWSVVKHLYPNADIPVIQMSLDYRQSPQYHFELARELSLLRKKGVLIIGSGNMVHNLRMVDWRRLDEVNYGYDWALEASENMKKFILSGDYIQLINYQSQGREFNLAVPTPEHYLPLLYTLALREESEDVTLFNDKAVGGSLTMTSVKII; via the coding sequence ATGAAACTGAACGAACTAAGTAAAATTACGGCACCTTTCGGTAACACAGAAAAAATGCCAGTGTTGTTTCTTGGTCACGGCAGCCCGATGAATGCAATTGAAGAGAATGAATTTGTACAGGGATTCAGAAAAGTTGGTAAAGAAATCCCCAAACCAAATGCAATTATGGTTGTATCTGCTCACTGGGAAACAAACGGCACTTTTGTTACTGCAATGGAAAAACCAAAAACCATTCACGACTTTGGAGGATTCCCGAAAGAACTTTATGAAGTTCAATATCCCGCACCTGGGAATCCTGAACTTGCAGGCGAAGTTAAGAGTATTGTTAAAAATACCGAAGTGGGATTGGATATAAACTGGGGACTCGATCACGGAGCGTGGTCCGTTGTAAAGCATCTTTATCCAAATGCTGATATTCCTGTAATTCAAATGAGTCTGGATTACCGGCAGTCTCCGCAATATCATTTTGAACTTGCAAGAGAGCTAAGTTTACTACGTAAAAAAGGTGTGCTCATTATCGGAAGCGGGAATATGGTTCACAATTTAAGAATGGTTGACTGGAGAAGATTGGATGAAGTTAATTACGGTTACGATTGGGCGCTCGAAGCAAGCGAGAATATGAAAAAATTTATTTTGTCCGGTGATTACATACAATTAATAAATTATCAATCACAAGGAAGAGAATTTAACTTGGCTGTTCCAACTCCTGAACATTATCTGCCATTACTATATACATTAGCTTTGAGAGAAGAAAGCGAAGATGTAACTTTGTTCAATGATAAAGCAGTTGGTGGTTCACTTACTATGACCTCAGTAAAAATAATTTAA
- a CDS encoding nuclear transport factor 2 family protein has translation MFDAFGSSDVNKFIETVSDDTVWIYHGTQYIPKRIYEKKTGARLFITSILNNTEMISFEPQKFIVEGNTVVVLGQEHQRVKKSGKELKQKWVQVYDVENDLIIRMEEFASSEALN, from the coding sequence ATGTTTGATGCTTTTGGAAGTAGCGATGTAAATAAGTTCATCGAAACTGTTTCTGATGATACTGTTTGGATTTATCATGGAACTCAATACATTCCAAAAAGAATATATGAAAAGAAAACTGGTGCCAGGTTGTTCATAACCAGTATTCTGAACAACACGGAAATGATAAGTTTTGAACCGCAAAAATTCATTGTCGAAGGAAATACCGTTGTTGTTCTGGGACAGGAACATCAGCGAGTAAAAAAATCGGGTAAGGAACTCAAACAGAAATGGGTTCAGGTATATGATGTCGAAAACGATTTAATTATCAGAATGGAAGAATTTGCTTCATCTGAAGCGTTGAACTAA
- the aceE gene encoding pyruvate dehydrogenase (acetyl-transferring), homodimeric type, whose amino-acid sequence MDKDYKRNPEIEEIETSEWLYSLDYVFEHGGPERVRELLQQLQIRAHKAGVQIPFTANTPYINTIPREKQPPFPGNREIERRIKSLLRWNAMAMVVKANKLEAGIGGHISTYASAATLFEIGFNHFFRGRGNGYEGDQVYFQGHASPGIYARAFLEGRISKEQLKNFRNEFAKGGGLSSYPHPWLMPEFWEFPTVSMGLGPIMAIYQARFNRYLEDRGLKKDTGSKVWAFLGDGETDEPETLGAITLASRERLDNLIFVINCNLQRLDGPVRGNGKIIQELEAAFRGAGWNVIKVIWGEDWDPLLEKDKDGKLVKRMGEVVDGQYQKYTVESGAYFREHFFGVDEELKDMVAGMSNEDLKKMKRGGHDPEKVYAAFSAAVNHKGSPTVILAKTIKGYGLGESGEGKNITHQQKKLNEDEMKEFRARFGIPISDEQIHNDPFFRPDEDSAEIKYLTERRKALGGYVPSRKTNLKPIKTPDESLFEEFYKGTEGREVSTTMVFVRILAKLLKDAEIGKNIVPIVPDEARTFGMESLFRQVGIYAHAGQLYEPVDADSLLYYKEIKNGQILEEGITEAGSMSSFIAAGTSYLNHGLNMIPFFIYYSMFGLQRVGDLVWAAGDAGVRGFMLGGTSGRTTLNGEGLQHQDGHSHLLAYAVPNMVAYDPAFAFELAVIIRDGIKRMFEDQERVFYYITLMNENYPMPEMPKGAKEGILKGMYKFKPSKMKDEKLKAQLFGSGTILNEVLKAQVILEKDYKVAADVWSVTSYKELRREALEVERWNMLNPDKKQKTSYITQSLSKEEGVFVAASDYVKALPDSISKWFPGRLHSLGTDGFGRSASRKDLRDFFEVDYRHVIYTTLGALVKEGKIKETDLEKAKKDLEINPNKLNPLIS is encoded by the coding sequence ATGGACAAGGATTATAAACGAAATCCTGAAATTGAAGAAATAGAAACCAGCGAGTGGCTTTACTCGCTCGATTATGTTTTTGAACACGGCGGACCTGAAAGAGTTCGTGAGTTACTTCAGCAATTGCAGATTCGTGCACACAAAGCCGGAGTTCAAATTCCATTCACAGCTAATACTCCGTACATTAATACAATCCCAAGAGAAAAGCAGCCTCCTTTTCCAGGCAACAGGGAAATTGAAAGAAGAATAAAATCTCTTTTGCGTTGGAATGCAATGGCAATGGTTGTAAAGGCAAACAAGTTGGAGGCAGGTATAGGGGGTCACATTTCAACTTATGCGAGTGCTGCAACTTTATTTGAGATCGGTTTTAATCACTTTTTCAGAGGAAGGGGAAATGGGTATGAAGGCGACCAGGTTTATTTTCAGGGTCATGCGTCTCCCGGAATTTATGCACGTGCATTTCTTGAAGGAAGAATTTCAAAAGAACAATTAAAAAATTTCAGAAATGAATTTGCAAAGGGCGGAGGATTATCTTCTTATCCTCATCCATGGTTGATGCCTGAGTTCTGGGAATTTCCTACAGTGTCGATGGGGCTCGGACCAATTATGGCAATCTACCAGGCAAGGTTCAATCGTTATCTTGAAGATCGCGGCTTGAAAAAAGATACCGGAAGTAAAGTCTGGGCATTTCTTGGTGATGGTGAAACTGATGAGCCGGAAACCCTGGGTGCAATCACTCTTGCATCAAGAGAACGACTTGATAATTTAATTTTTGTAATCAACTGCAACTTGCAAAGACTTGATGGACCGGTCCGCGGTAACGGAAAAATTATCCAGGAACTTGAAGCAGCTTTCCGTGGTGCCGGATGGAATGTGATAAAAGTTATCTGGGGTGAGGATTGGGATCCGCTTTTAGAGAAGGATAAAGATGGAAAGCTGGTTAAGCGAATGGGTGAGGTCGTTGACGGTCAATATCAGAAATACACTGTTGAGAGTGGCGCTTATTTCCGTGAACATTTCTTTGGAGTTGATGAAGAGTTAAAGGATATGGTCGCTGGTATGTCTAATGAAGATTTGAAAAAAATGAAAAGAGGCGGTCACGATCCTGAAAAAGTTTATGCTGCTTTCAGTGCTGCGGTAAATCATAAAGGTTCGCCAACAGTTATTCTTGCCAAGACAATAAAAGGCTACGGACTTGGTGAAAGTGGCGAGGGAAAGAACATCACCCATCAGCAGAAAAAATTAAATGAAGATGAGATGAAGGAATTCCGTGCACGATTTGGTATTCCAATTTCTGATGAACAGATTCATAACGATCCTTTCTTCAGGCCTGATGAAGACAGTGCTGAAATAAAATATTTAACTGAAAGAAGAAAAGCACTCGGCGGATACGTGCCTTCAAGAAAAACAAATTTGAAGCCGATAAAAACGCCTGATGAATCACTATTTGAAGAATTCTACAAAGGTACTGAAGGAAGAGAAGTTTCAACAACGATGGTGTTTGTAAGAATTCTTGCAAAGCTTTTAAAGGATGCCGAAATTGGAAAAAATATTGTCCCGATTGTTCCTGATGAAGCAAGAACGTTTGGAATGGAATCTCTCTTCCGTCAAGTTGGAATATATGCACACGCAGGACAGTTGTATGAACCTGTTGATGCAGACAGTCTTCTCTACTACAAAGAAATTAAAAACGGACAGATACTCGAGGAAGGAATTACTGAAGCTGGCTCGATGTCCTCTTTCATCGCTGCGGGAACTTCTTATCTGAATCATGGATTAAATATGATCCCGTTCTTCATTTATTACTCGATGTTTGGATTGCAGAGAGTTGGCGATCTTGTTTGGGCTGCTGGTGATGCAGGAGTGAGAGGTTTTATGCTTGGTGGAACATCGGGCAGAACCACGTTGAATGGTGAAGGACTACAGCATCAGGATGGACATAGTCATCTTCTGGCCTATGCTGTTCCCAATATGGTTGCATACGATCCCGCTTTCGCATTTGAGCTTGCTGTTATTATCCGCGATGGAATAAAAAGGATGTTCGAAGACCAGGAAAGAGTTTTTTACTATATCACCTTGATGAATGAAAACTATCCAATGCCTGAAATGCCAAAAGGTGCAAAGGAAGGAATTCTTAAAGGAATGTATAAATTCAAACCTTCAAAAATGAAAGATGAAAAACTTAAAGCACAGCTTTTTGGCAGTGGAACAATTCTAAATGAAGTACTTAAGGCTCAGGTAATTCTTGAGAAGGATTACAAAGTCGCTGCTGATGTCTGGAGTGTTACAAGCTATAAAGAATTGAGAAGAGAAGCTCTTGAAGTTGAAAGATGGAATATGCTGAATCCTGATAAGAAGCAGAAGACTTCGTACATCACTCAATCTCTTTCGAAGGAAGAAGGAGTTTTTGTAGCTGCATCGGATTATGTAAAAGCACTTCCTGATTCAATATCAAAGTGGTTTCCTGGAAGACTACACTCATTAGGAACTGATGGATTTGGTAGGAGTGCTTCTAGAAAAGATCTCAGGGATTTCTTTGAGGTTGATTACAGGCATGTTATTTATACTACTCTTGGTGCACTAGTTAAAGAAGGAAAGATAAAAGAAACAGATCTCGAAAAAGCAAAAAAAGATCTGGAGATAAATCCGAATAAATTAAATCCTCTGATTTCTTAG